A section of the Tenrec ecaudatus isolate mTenEca1 chromosome 10, mTenEca1.hap1, whole genome shotgun sequence genome encodes:
- the ARL5C gene encoding putative ADP-ribosylation factor-like protein 5C: MGQLIAKLMSIFGNQEHKVILVGLDNAGKTTILYQFLTNEAVHTCPTIGSNVEEVVLRKTHFLVWDIGGQEALRPTWSTYYSNTEFIVLVVDSTDRARLLTAREELYHMLAHEALRDASVLIFANKQDVKDSMGTTEISQFLTLDSLRDRPWHIQGCCALTGEGLPAGLQWMQSQATAN; this comes from the exons ATGGGACAGCTGATTGCCAAGTTGATGAGCATCTTCGGGAACCAGG AGCACAAGGTCATCCTCGTGGGGCTGGACAACGCCGGGAAGACTACCATCCTCTACCAGTT CCTGACGAATGAGGCCGTCCACACGTGTCCCACCATCGGCAGCAATGTAGAAGAGGTCGTTCTGCGAAAGACCCACTTTCTCGTGTGGGACATAGGGGGACAGGAGGCTCTGCGCCCCACCTGGAGCACGTACTACTCAAACACGGAG TTCATCGTCCTTGTGGTTGACAGCACAGACCGGGCCCGGCTGCTGACCGCCAGGGAGGAGCTGTATCACATGCTGGCGCACGAG gctctgCGAGATGCCTCCGTCCTGATCTTTGCCAATAAGCAAGATgtgaaggattccatgggcacCACTGAGATCTCGCAATTCCTCACCCTCGACTCCCTCAGAGACCGCCCGTGGCACATACAGGGCTGCTGCGCCCTCACTGGGGAAGG GTTGCCCGCTGGGCTCCAGTGGATGCAGTCTCAGGCCACTGCCAACTGA